The window GCGCAAGGCGGGCGGCCGCCTGCGCCGCGATTTCGGCGAAGTCGAACATTTGCAGGTCTCACGCAAGGGCCCGGCCGATTTCGTCAGCAAGGCGGATATGCGCTCCGAGCGCACGCTCTATGACGAACTGCTCGCGGCGCGCCCGGGCTGGGGTTTCGTGATGGAAGAGGCCGGTGTGATCGAGGGTGATCCCGGCATGCCGCGCTGGATCGTCGATCCGCTCGACGGCACCAGCAACTTCCTGCACGGCATCCCGCACTTCGCCATTTCCATCGCCGCGCAGGAGCCCAAGCCCGATGGCAGCGGCTGGGGCGATGTGGTCGCGGGCGTGGTCTACCAGCCGGTCACCGATCAGACCTTCTGGGCGGAAAAGTCGCGCGGGGCGTGGCTGCATGATGCGCGCCTGCGCGTCTCGGCCCGCTCGCGCCTGTCGGACGCATTGGTGGCGACCGGCATTCCCTTCTTCGGCCACGGTGACTTTGCCGAATGGAGCCGGATTTTCGGCGCGATCGGCCCCGAGGTTGCAGGCGTCCGCCGCTTTGGCGCGGCTTCGCTTGATCTGGCCTATGTGGCGCAGGGTCGCTTCGACGGGTTCTGGGAAAGCGGGCTGTCCGATTGGGACACGGCGGCAGGCTGCCTGCTGGTGCGCGAGGCGGGTGGGTTCGTTTCCGACTTCCGCGGGCGCTCCTCGCCGATCCATTCTCAGCAGGTTCTGGCGGCGAATGACGCGCTGCATTCCAAGCTGCACAAGCTGCTGGCAGGGGCGCTGCGTTAAGGCGCTTTTTGCCGGTTTTGGGGCGATTTTCGGGGTTTGTTGGAAAATTTGGGGGGCAGGCGCTGCCTTCCAGGATCGATTTGATCCCGAGTTGACCCCCTGATGACCCCCAGTTGGCACCTGCGGGCGGATGTTTCACGTGAAACATTTGGCCGGTTTTGGGGGCAAAAGCGCGGGTTGCTTGCCAGCACGGATGCGCCCCGCTAACAGCGCGATGCATCCGCGCAGGGCCCCTGTGGTGGAATTGGTAGACGCGACCGACTCAAAATCGGTTATCGAAAGATGTGCCAGTTCGAGTCTGGCCAGGGGCACCACTTTCGTGTCGCGCTGACGCGCGATGCAGACCTCCCGCCCCGCCTCTTAGTTCTTTGGCCCAACCCGGCCACCAATAGTACCACTATGTTATGGTGGCCGGGCGGGGAGGCGGGGCGGGGGGTCTGCGCAAAGCCACGTTTCATCGGGCCGCACTGTGTGCCATTGTCGCCCCCGTAACAGGGAGACTCAGCCGATGCGCAACCAACTTCTTCTCGCCGCAGCCAGCGTGCTGGCGCTGGGCGCAGTGCCTGCCAAGGCCGATGATCTGCGTGCGGCCGTGGCGGCTGACATGCCCGCGCTGGTGACGCTCTATCAGGATCTCCACGCCAATCCCGAGCTCTCCTTCCAGGAGGTCGAGACCGCGAAGAAACTCGCTGCCCGCGCCCGTGCGCTGGGCTTTGAAGTGACCGAAGGCGTCGGCAAGACCGGCGTGGTCGCGGTGATGAAGAACGGCCCCGGCCCGGTGGTGATGCTGCGCGCCGACATGGACGGGTTGCCGGTGATCGAACAGACCGGGCTGCCCTACGCCTCCAAGCGCCGCGCCGTGCCCGCGACGGGGATCGAGACCGGGGTGATGCACGCCTGCGGCCATGATACCCACATGACCGCGTGGATCGGCACCGCCCAGCAGATGGCGGCGCGCAAGAGCCAGTGGTCGGGTACGCTGGTGATGATCCTCCAGCCCGCCGAAGAAATCGGCGAGGGCGCCAAGGCGATGCTGGATGACGGGCTCTACACCCGCTTCCCCAAGCCCGATTATGTCCTCGCCTTCCACGATGCCGCGCAGTTTCCGGCCGGGAACATCGGCTATTCCAAGGGCTTTGCGCTGGCCAATGTCGATTCGGTCGATGTCGTGGTGCCCGGTGTCGGCGGGCACGGAGCCTATCCGCACACCACCAAAGACCCGATCGTCATCGCTTCCAGCATCGTCACCCGCCTGCAGACGCTGATCAGCCGCGAGCGGGATCCGCTGGAGCCGGCGGTGATCACCGTCGGCAGTTTCCAGGCGGGCTCGAAGCACAATATCATCCCCGATGAAGCGCGCCTGCAGATCACCGTGCGCAGCTACAAGGACGAGACGCGCCAGAAGCTGCTCGACGGGATCGCCCGGATCGCCAAGGGCGAGGCGCTGGCCGCGGGCATGCCCGAGGACAAGCTGCCGCGCGTGACGGTGCAGGATCCCTATACGCCTGCCACCTACAACACCCCCGAATTCACCGACCGGGTGATGACGGGCCTCAAGACCCGCTTTGAAGGCCGCGTGTTCGAAGTGCCCAGCGTGATGGGCGGCGAGGATTTCAGCCAGTTCTACCGCGCCGACAAGGCCACTGTGGAATCGCTGATCTTCTGGGTCGGCGGCGTGGCCAAGGCCGAATGGGACAAGGCGCAGAAGGGCGAGGCCCAGCTGCCCTCGCTGCACTCGCCGTTCTGGGCGCCGGACGCCCCGGTGGTGATCGCCACCGCGACCGAAGCCATGACCTCCGCGACGCTGGATTTGCTGAAGAAGTAGCTTTTTGTGGTCCGCACGCCATCCGGCGTGCGAAATCCTCGCTCATGCGACCTGAAGGTCGCGTCGCTGCGGGCGGCCGGTCGGCCTTGCGGTTGCTGCGCAACCGTTCTCGCTCTCTAGTGGCGATGTAGCGGACCCAAAAAAGACGGCCGCCGGATCGCGCCTTTTCAGGAGCATTCCGACGGCCGTTTCTCCTCCCCAGGAGAACTGTGAAAAGGGGTTATTCCGAAGCGGGAACGTAGGTCCCGAGGCGGTGGTGCAGGGCGTTGATTTTCGCCAGCTCCTCGCGGTCTTCGGTGGCGCGCGCGTGGCTTTCCAGCGCGCGGCGCAGCAGCTTCATGTCCGCCGTCGAGAGCAGCGCACGGGCGCGGGCGGGTTCGGTCTTCGGGGTATCGGTATCGCTCATGTCACTCTCCGCTGGGTGATGTCACCCGCAGGCTCTTAGGCCCTTCGGGGGCATCCCGGAAGGCCGGATTGTCCGGTCCTCCCGGGATTCTCTCCCACCTTGTAAGAAGCGCTTACGCAGCCTCGAACTGATTCATGGTATTGTGCGCGCCGCCTGCCTTGAGGGCCGCTTCACCGGCGAAGTATTCCTTGTGATCGTCACCGATGTCGGAGCCCGACATGTTCTGGTGCTTCACACAGGCGATGCCCTGACGGATTTCCTCGCGCTGCACGTTCTTGACGTAGCCGAGCATGCCCGCCTCGCCGAAATACTCGCGGGCGAGGTTGTCGGTGCTCAGCGCTGCCGTGTGGTAGGTCGGCAGGGTGATGAGGTGGTGGAAGATGCCCGCCCGTGCCGCCGCATCGCGCTGGAAGGTGCGGATCTTCTCGTCAGCCTCGTCCGACAGCGCGGTGCCGTCATAATCGACGCTCATCAGACGCGCGCGATCATAGGCCGACACGTCCTTGCCCGCCGCTTCCCAGGCGTCGAACACCTGCTGGCGGAAGTTCAGCGTCCAGTTGAAGCTGGGCGAGTTGTTGTAGACCAGCTTGGCGTTCGGCACGACTTCGCGGATCCGGTCGACCATGCCGGCGATCTGCTCGACATGGGGCTTTTCGGTCTCGATCCACAGCAGGTCGGCGCCGTTCTGGAGCGAGGTGATGCAGTCGAGCACGACGCGGTCCTCGCCCGTGCCGGCGCGGAACTGGTAGAGGTTCGAGGGCAGGCGCTTGGGGGAAAGCAGCTTGCCGTCGCGGCTGATGAAGACCTGGCCATTGGTGATGTTGGCGGGATCGACTTCCTCGGCATCAAGGAAGCTGTTGTACTGGTCGCCCAGATCGCCGGGCTCCTTCGAGAAGGCGATCTGCTTGGTGAGGCCGGCGCCGAGCGAATCGGTGCGGGCGACAATCACGCCGTCATCCACGCCCATTTCGAGGAAGGCCATGCGGCAGGCGCGGATCTTCTGGAGGAAGTCCTCGTGCGGCACGGTGACCTTGCCGTCCTGGTGGCCGCACTGCTTTTCGTCCGAGACCTGATTTTCGATCTGGAGCGCGCAGGCACCGGCTTCGATCATCTTCTTGGCGAGGAGATAGGTCGCCTCCGCATTGCCGAAGCCCGCGTCGATGTCCGCGATGATCGGCACGACATGGGTTTCGTAGTTGTCGATGGCGTTTTCGAGGCGCTTGGCTTCGACCGCGTCACCGGCCTTGCGGGCGGCGTCGAGGGCGCGGAACATCATGCCCAGTTCGCGGGCGTCGGCCTGCTTCAGGAAGGTGTAGAGCTCCTCGATCAGCGCGGGCACCGAGGTCTTCTCGTGCATCGACTGGTCGGGCAGGGGGCCGAACTCGCTGCGCAGCGCGGCGACCATCCAGCCCGAGAGGTAGAGGTAACGCTGCTTGGTGGTGCCGAAGTGCTTCTTGATCGCGATCAGCTTTTGCTGCGCGATGAAGCCGTGCCAGCAGCCCAGCGACTGGGTGTAGTTGGCCGTGTCGGCATCGTAGGCGGACATGTCGGCGCGCATGATCTTGGCGGTGTACTTGGCGATGTCGAGGCCGGTGGCGAAGCGGTTCTGGATCGCCATACGCGCGGCGCTTTCGGGATCGATCGCGGCCCAGCTCGGTCCGTTCGTGGTGACGATGTCGCGCATCCGGGCGATGGTGTTCTGGTAGGTCATGGCGTTCTCCTGTCCATCCTGGGGAGCGGCGAGCCGGTTGAGAGACTCGCCCTATCGGATGGGCTCGCTCTGCCGTGTTGCGGCGCAGCACGACAGGAAAACTTACAAGAAATCTTGTCGCCATACCGACATTCTCCAACATTCTTGTGTCAATCGGTAAATTAATTTACAAACCACAGCCATGGCAGACAGCAATCTTCTCGCCGGGCCGGCGCTGCGCCGCTTACGCAAACGCGACGGGCTGACCCAGGCGGCGATGGCCGCGATGCTCGGCATCTCGCCTTCCTATCTCAACCTGATCGAGCGCAACCAGCGCCCGCTTTCGGCCCGCGTGCTGGTGCAGGTGATCGAGCGGTTCGACTTCGATCCGCGCTCCCTGCGCGAGGACGAGGCAATCGGCGGGCTCGACGGGCTGGTGCGGCGCATGGCGGACAAGCGCTTCGCCGATCTCGGGATTGATCGCGAGGAGGTGCAGGAATTCCTTGCCGCGGCCCCGCAGATCGCGGCGGCCTTTGCGCGGCTCTATGATCATGCCGGCACGGGTATGGCCGAAGCCGAAGACCCCGAAGTTGCCGCACGCCGGGCGATCGAGCGCTGGCAGAACCACTTTGCCGATCTCGATCACGCGGCCGAGGACCTCGCCGACGAACTGCGCCTGTCGCGCGGGGAAATCAGTGCGGCATTGGGCGAGCGGCTGCGCGAGAAACACCGCATGACAGTGCGCATCCTGCCCGCCGAGGTGATGCCGGGGCAGGTCCACAGGCTCGATCTTCACGCCCGCCAGTTGCAGCTCTCCGAAATGCTCCCCGGTGCGGCACGGCGGTTCCAGATCGCGCGGCAGGTCGGGGCGCTGGAGATGCGCGAGGCGATCGAGACACTGGTCGCGGGCGCCAATCTGCCCTCGGGCGAGGCCAGGCACATCTTCCGCGAACACATCACCGATTATCTCGCCGGCGCGCTGCTGCTGCCCTACCGCCGCTTCCTGCGCGCTTGCGAGCAGACCGGTTATGATCTTGCGGTGCTGCAACGCCGCTTTGCGGTCAGCTTTGATCAGGCCGCCCAGCGGCTCACCACGCTCGGGCGAGTGGGGGAGCGGGGCCTGCCGTTCTTCATGGCAACCATCGACCGCGCCGGACGGCTCGAAAGCTTTACCGCGGGGGGATCGGGCGCACTCTATCCGCTAGAAGGCGCGCGCTGGCCCGCATGGATCCCCTATGGCGCCTTCGAACGGCCGGGCACAGTGCTGACCCAGGCCGTGACCTTCGCCGAGGGCGAGGCCACACCGCGCCACTGGTTCACCATCACCCGCACGGTCGATGGCGACGGAGTGACCTGCGCGGCGCGCCGTGCGGTGGTGCTGGGGATCGAGGCGCGCTTTGCCGCCGAGCTTGCCTATGCCCGCGGCGTCTCGCTCGATCCTGCCGATGCCGTGCCGCTCGGCACGCCGTGCCTGCGCTGCGGACGGGCGGAGTGCCTCACGCCTGCACCCGCCCGCATGGCCAGCGATCTGCCGCGTTTGAGGCCGGGTTCCTGATCGTCGCGGCTCTGGTCAGAGTTGCTGGTTGGAAGCATGGAGATGGAGGATCTTCCAGCCGCCGGCGCGGCGGACAAGGATGATCGTGCGCCGCCCGAGACGTTCGGGATTGTCGAAGTGGAAGGTGCACAGCGCGATGTCACCCACCACTTGCACCATCAGATCGTTGATCAGATCGGGGCGGTGATACGGCGGTCCGGGCCGCTCTTTCGGGAGGGTGAGTGCTAACCGGCGCATGCCGTCCGGCATTCCCGGCGCGCGCTTGAGGCTTTGCCGCTCGGGCGCGGGATCGCCGGTGCCCGCGTTCACCGCGTTGAAGCTGGTCGCATCGGGCGCGAAGGCGGCTTCCATCGCCGGCAGATCGCAGGCGGCAAAGCTGCGCAGGAAGGAGAACAAGGCGGCCTCGGCCGAAGCGGCATCATCGCCATTCAGGGCTGCCACGGGTGTCGCGGTAAGAGTAAGCCCTATTCCGAGCGCTTCCCGCCGATTGCTGCCTTGCATAATTTCCTTCCCCACGGCTGTTTCGGTGACTGCATAACCGATAGCGCACTCGGTGCGAATGATCGTCGCATTAACCCTCGAAAGAGGCGGAAAAGCTGGCGTCGCGTGGGCGGTGTAAAGTTTACCGACACTTAAGGTCTCGGGCCTAGAAGGCAGGCCAACGCGCAAGAGGCCAGCCCCGTAATGATCCGCCTGTTCAAGCACTATATCCCGCACGCCGTGCTGCTGCTCGGCCTGCTCGATCTGGGCTTGCTGGTGCTGGCGAGCGAGCTCGCATGGCAGCTGCGCGCCGGGCAGATCGGCATGGATATCGCGCAATTCGGCACCCGCTGGGTTCCGCTGTTCGGCACCGCGATGGTGATCTGGCTGGCGATGATCGCGGTCGGCGTTTACGGTCCCAATGCGCTGCGATCCTTGCGCTTTGCCGGGGCGCGGGTACTGGTGGCGATCAGCCTCGGCATCATCGCGCTCGCGGTGATCGACTTTGTGGTGCCGAGCGACTTCTTCTGGCGATCGACCCTGCTTTACACCATGGGCCTTGCGATCCTGGTGCTGGTGGCAGACCGGCTGCTGCTCAATTCCTTCCTCGGCTCCTCCGCCTTCCGCCGCCGCGTGATGGTGCTGGGCGCGGGCGACCGGGCGCAGCGCCTGCGCGAGCTGGGCGACAAGCCCGAGACCGGCTTTGCCATCGTCGCCTATATCGCGATGAGCGATGACCCTCGCGTGGTTGAAGAGGCAATCCCGCGTTCGGCGATCCACGATCTGGGCCGCTTCGTCGAGAACCTCGGCGTGTCCGAAGTGGTGCTCGCTTTGCAGGAACGCCGCAATGCCCTGCCGCTGAAGGACCTGCTGCGGATCAAGACCAAGGGCGTCCACGTCAATGATTTTTCGAGCTTTATCGAGCGCGAGACGGGCCGAGTCGATCTCGATACGGTCAATCCCAGCTGGCTGATTTTCTCCGACGGCTTTTCCAGCTCGCGGATGTTCTCGAGCGCGGTGAAGCGCATCTTCGATATTGCCGCGAGCTCGGTTCTGCTGGCGCTTACCCTGCCGGTGATCGCGCTGTTCGCTTGCCTCGTGAAGCTCGACAGCAAAGGCCCGGCCTTCTTCCGCCAGCAGCGCGTTGGCCTTTACGGCGAGCCCTTTACCCTCATCAAGCTGCGCTCGATGCGCACCGATGCCGAAAAGGACGGGGCCAAGTGGGCCGAGGAGAATGATCCGCGCGTGACCCGCCTCGGGCGATTCATCCGCAAGGTGCGGATTGACGAGCTGCCGCAGGCCTGGAGCGTGCTGAAGGGCCACATGAGTTTCGTCGGCCCGCGTCCGGAAGTGCCGGCCTTTGTCGAAAGCCTCGAAGAGGGAATCCCCTTCTACGGCGAGCGCCACATGGTGAAGCCGGGCATCACCGGCTGGGCGCAGATCAATTACCCTTACGGCGCCTCGGTCGAAGATAGCCGGCGCAAGCTCGAATATGATCTCTACTACGCCAAGAACTACACGCCTTTCCTCGACTTCGTGATCCTGCTCCAGACGGTGCGGGTGATCCTGTGGCCGGAGGGCGCGCGGTGAGCGGGCTGTCCGGTCAGATGGCGCTCGGTGTGATCATCGTCTGGACCGTGGGCGCGCTGCTTTCGGGCGGGGCGCTGGTGTGGATGTGGCAGCTGGGCGATCCCGCGCGGCCCGATCGCAAGCCGCTGGCGATGGCCAGCGCGCTCGCCTGTGCGGCCTGTGTTTTCGGTGTGACGCTGGGGCCTGAGGATGCGTCTGCCGCGCTGGCGCTGATGGCGCGCAACCTTGCCCTCATCGCAGCGATCTACGGCATGTTCAGCGCCGACGGGCGCGCTGCCAGTCTCAGGCCGATCCGCCCGGTGATGATCGCGCTGGTGCTGGTGCAGCTGTGCCAGCCGCTGGTGCTGGGATTGGAACTGCGCGGCGATATCCCGCCGATCGTGGCGGCGGCAGCCTTTGATGTGCGTCTGCTGATCGACATGCTGTTGGCGATCGGCGTGCTGCTGATGCTGCACAATCTCTATGCCGGGGCTGCGGGCGGTTCGCGCTATCTGATGCGCTGGTCGGTGATCGCGCTGGCGGGGATCTTCGCCTATGATCTCAACCTTGCCACGATTGCCTATCTGGGCGGCGAATATCCCTTGCTGCTGCGCGATCTTCGCGGGGTGTTCTCCGGCCTGATGAGCGTGCTGTTCGCGCTGGGAATGAGCCCGGCGGGGCCACGGGTGCAGTTCGCGCCCTCGCGCGCGGTGACCTTCCGCACGCTCTCCTTGCTGTTGGTGGGTGGTTATCTGGCGCTGATGCTGCTGGTGGCCAAGTTCCTGCCGCTGATCGGCGGCGATTTTGCCCGCACAGCACAGGTGGTGTTCATCGGCCTGGCCGCTGGCGGCGTGGCACTGGCATTGCCGTCGCCGCGGCTGCGCGGATGGCTGCGGGTCACGGCGAGCAAGCACTTGTTCGAACACCGTTACGATTACCGCGAGGAATGGCTGCGCTTCACCCGCACAGTGGGACGCGGCGGTGCGGGCAGCGCGAGCCTGGAGGAACGCGCGGTCAAAGCGCTCGCGGACATCACCGAAAGCCCGGCCGGCCTTTTGCTGATGCCCAACGAGGAAGCCCAGCTTGAACTGACGGCGCGCTGGAACTGGCCGACCATCGCGGTGCCTGCGATTGCCGGCGAACACCAGTTGGCGGGCCTGCTCGAACAGCACAATCTGGTTGTCGCGCTCGATGAAGCGCGCAGCGGTATCCAGCATCAGGGCGAGATTGCCTGCCTGCCCGAATGGCTGATGGAAGCCGAGGATGTCTGGGCGCTGGTACCGCTGGCCCATTTCGACCGGCTGGTCGGCGTCATCGTGCTCGCCCGCCCGCGTACGCCGCGCCGGCTGGACTGGGAGGATTTCGATCTCCTGCGCGTCGCCGGGCAGCAGCTGGCGAGTTACCTCTCGGAACAGGCGGGCCAGCAGGCACTGATGGACGCGAGCCGCTTCGACGATTTCAACCGCCGCATGGCCTTCGTGATGCATGACATCAAGAACCTTGCGAGCCAGATGTCGCTGCTCGCCGCCAACGCTGAAAAGCACGCCGAAAACCCGGCCTTCCGCGCCGACATGCTGGTGACCTTGCGCAATTCGGCCGACAAGCTTTCGGCCCTGCTGGCGCGGCTCGGGCGCTATGGTTCGAGCCCGGTCAATGATCTGCGCAAGATCGATCTTGCCGTGCTCGCGCGGCAGGTGGCAGACCGGTTCCGCGTAGGCCACAATGTCGCCTTGACGCGCGAGACCAGCGTTCACGTGATCGGCAATCCCGAAGCGCTCGAACAGACGCTGGTGCACCTCGTGCAGAACGCCATCGATGCGAGCGAGCCGGATAGCCCGGTCTATCTCGATGTCACCGCGGAGGGGCTGTACGGCACTGTCGAGGTGATCGATGCCGGATGCGGTATGTGCCCCGAATTCGTGCGCACCGGCCTGTTCAAGCCCTTCGTCTCGTCCAAGTCCGGTGGCTTCGGCATCGGCGCCTTCGAGGCGCGCGAGCTCGTCAAGGCGATGGGCGGGCGGGTGATGGTGGAAAGCCGCGAGGGGCTGGGCACGCGGTTCAGCGTGGTGCTGCCGCTGGCCGATGCCGCGCGCCTACTGGGCGGGCGCGAGGATGCTGACCTGAATTCTCCAACGGAGGCCGCATGATGGCTGACAAGAAACCCCCGCTGCTGGTGATCGAGGATGATCCGGGCCTGCAGGCGCAGCTCAAGTGGGCTTATGACGATTTCGAGGTGATCATTGCCGGCGACCGCGATTCCGCGCTTGCCGCGTTGCGCGCAGAAATGCCGGCTGTGGTGACGCTCGATCTCGGCCTGCCACCTGATCCTGACGGGACGAGCGAAGGCTTTGCCGTGCTCGATGCGATCATGGCGCTGAAGCCCGATACCAAGGTGGTGGTGGCAAGCGGCCATGGCGCGCGCGAGAGCACCCTCAAAGCCATCGAGCGCGGGGCTTACGATTTCTACCAGAAGCCGCTCGATATCGACGCGCTCGGCCTGATCGTGCGCCGCGCCTATAATCTCCACCAGATCGAAGCGGAGAACCGCCGCCTTGTCGCCAGCGCCAGCGCGGACAAGACCGTGCTCGGCCGCCTCATCACGGGCGCGAGGGAGATGGTGAAGGTGGCGCGCACCATCGAACGCGTGGCCAAGACCAGCGTTTCGGTGATGCTGCTGGGCGCGAGCGGGACGGGCAAGGAACTGCTCGCCAAGGGGCTCCACGATGCGAGCGACCGCGCCGATGGTCCCTTCATCGCGATCAATTGCGCCGCGATCCCCGAAAACCTCCTCGAAAGCGAGCTGTTCGGCCACGAAAAGGGCGCCTTCACCGGTGCGGTCAAGACCACCGAGGGCAAGATCGAGAGCGCCCATGGCGGCACGCTGTTCCTGGACGAGGTGGGGGACATTCCGCTGCCGCTTCAGGTCAAACTGCTGCGCTTCCTGCAGGAACGCACCATCGAGCGGATCGGAGGGCGGCGCGCGATTGCGGTCAACACCCGCATCGTGTGCGCCACCCATCAGGATCTTGAGAGCATGATCGCGGGCGGCACGTTCCGCGAGGACCTGTTCTACCGCCTTGCCGAAATCGTCGTGCGCATCCCCGGCCTTGCCGAGCGGCACGGCGATCCGGTGCTGCTGGCGAAAGCCTTCCTCAAGCGCTTTGCCGCCGAGATGAACCCGGCCGTCACCGGCTTTGCGCCCGATGCGCTTGCGGCGATCGATGCCCATGACTGGCCGGGCAATGTCCGCGAGCTGGAAAACCGCGTGAAGCGCGCGGTGATCATGGCCGATGGCAAGCTGATCGCGGCCGAGGATCTTGATTTTAGCGGACCCGCCGAGGAAAGCGCCGATGTGCTCAACCTCAAGGCCGCGCGCGAGGCGGCAGACCGCCGGGTGATCCGCCACGCCTTGTCGCGCAGCGAGGGCAATATCTCCAGCACCGCAAAGCTGCTCGGCATCAGCCGTCCGACGCTTTATGACCTCATCAAGCAGTATGATCTTCAGGCCTAGAGCAAGAACCGCGCTGTTCGCGCTGGCACTGGCACTGGCGGGCTGCAGCAGCGAACCTGCGAGCCGCAACGGCGCGGTGTCGGGCGGTGCGCAGTTCGTGAAGCTGGTGCGCGATGCCGATGCTGCGATGGCGGGCGGAGCCTTGCCCGAGGCCGGGCGGCTGCTTGACGAAGCGCGGGAGCTTGAGCCCGACAATCCCGATCTCTGGGTCGGCATTGCCCGTCTGCGCTTTCGCGGCGGCGAGCATCTGACCGCGATCGAGGCTGCGGACCGGGCGCTGGCGCTCGGCCCCGACCATGCGCCTGCGCTGCTGATGCGTGCGCTGATGGTGCGCGATGCGCACGGACGGGCAGATAGCCTGCCGTGGTTCGAGGCCGCGGTGGCGGCAGATCCCGGCTATGTCGACGCGCGCGCGGAATATGCCGCGACGCTCGGCGATCTCGGACGGCATCGCGAGATGCTTGCTGCCGTGCGAGCGCTCGCCGAAATTGCCCCCGATGACGCCCGCGTGTTCTATTATCAGGCAGTACTGGCGCAGCGCGGCGGCGAGCCAGTGCTGGCGCGCAGCCTGCTGGAGCGCAGCGGCATGGCCACAGACGGCGTGCCCGCCGCGCTG is drawn from Erythrobacter sp. and contains these coding sequences:
- a CDS encoding inositol monophosphatase family protein, which translates into the protein MAAISGLIRVMERAARKAGGRLRRDFGEVEHLQVSRKGPADFVSKADMRSERTLYDELLAARPGWGFVMEEAGVIEGDPGMPRWIVDPLDGTSNFLHGIPHFAISIAAQEPKPDGSGWGDVVAGVVYQPVTDQTFWAEKSRGAWLHDARLRVSARSRLSDALVATGIPFFGHGDFAEWSRIFGAIGPEVAGVRRFGAASLDLAYVAQGRFDGFWESGLSDWDTAAGCLLVREAGGFVSDFRGRSSPIHSQQVLAANDALHSKLHKLLAGALR
- a CDS encoding amidohydrolase, with the protein product MRNQLLLAAASVLALGAVPAKADDLRAAVAADMPALVTLYQDLHANPELSFQEVETAKKLAARARALGFEVTEGVGKTGVVAVMKNGPGPVVMLRADMDGLPVIEQTGLPYASKRRAVPATGIETGVMHACGHDTHMTAWIGTAQQMAARKSQWSGTLVMILQPAEEIGEGAKAMLDDGLYTRFPKPDYVLAFHDAAQFPAGNIGYSKGFALANVDSVDVVVPGVGGHGAYPHTTKDPIVIASSIVTRLQTLISRERDPLEPAVITVGSFQAGSKHNIIPDEARLQITVRSYKDETRQKLLDGIARIAKGEALAAGMPEDKLPRVTVQDPYTPATYNTPEFTDRVMTGLKTRFEGRVFEVPSVMGGEDFSQFYRADKATVESLIFWVGGVAKAEWDKAQKGEAQLPSLHSPFWAPDAPVVIATATEAMTSATLDLLKK
- a CDS encoding isocitrate lyase codes for the protein MTYQNTIARMRDIVTTNGPSWAAIDPESAARMAIQNRFATGLDIAKYTAKIMRADMSAYDADTANYTQSLGCWHGFIAQQKLIAIKKHFGTTKQRYLYLSGWMVAALRSEFGPLPDQSMHEKTSVPALIEELYTFLKQADARELGMMFRALDAARKAGDAVEAKRLENAIDNYETHVVPIIADIDAGFGNAEATYLLAKKMIEAGACALQIENQVSDEKQCGHQDGKVTVPHEDFLQKIRACRMAFLEMGVDDGVIVARTDSLGAGLTKQIAFSKEPGDLGDQYNSFLDAEEVDPANITNGQVFISRDGKLLSPKRLPSNLYQFRAGTGEDRVVLDCITSLQNGADLLWIETEKPHVEQIAGMVDRIREVVPNAKLVYNNSPSFNWTLNFRQQVFDAWEAAGKDVSAYDRARLMSVDYDGTALSDEADEKIRTFQRDAAARAGIFHHLITLPTYHTAALSTDNLAREYFGEAGMLGYVKNVQREEIRQGIACVKHQNMSGSDIGDDHKEYFAGEAALKAGGAHNTMNQFEAA
- a CDS encoding helix-turn-helix domain-containing protein, whose product is MADSNLLAGPALRRLRKRDGLTQAAMAAMLGISPSYLNLIERNQRPLSARVLVQVIERFDFDPRSLREDEAIGGLDGLVRRMADKRFADLGIDREEVQEFLAAAPQIAAAFARLYDHAGTGMAEAEDPEVAARRAIERWQNHFADLDHAAEDLADELRLSRGEISAALGERLREKHRMTVRILPAEVMPGQVHRLDLHARQLQLSEMLPGAARRFQIARQVGALEMREAIETLVAGANLPSGEARHIFREHITDYLAGALLLPYRRFLRACEQTGYDLAVLQRRFAVSFDQAAQRLTTLGRVGERGLPFFMATIDRAGRLESFTAGGSGALYPLEGARWPAWIPYGAFERPGTVLTQAVTFAEGEATPRHWFTITRTVDGDGVTCAARRAVVLGIEARFAAELAYARGVSLDPADAVPLGTPCLRCGRAECLTPAPARMASDLPRLRPGS
- a CDS encoding nuclear transport factor 2 family protein, coding for MAALNGDDAASAEAALFSFLRSFAACDLPAMEAAFAPDATSFNAVNAGTGDPAPERQSLKRAPGMPDGMRRLALTLPKERPGPPYHRPDLINDLMVQVVGDIALCTFHFDNPERLGRRTIILVRRAGGWKILHLHASNQQL
- a CDS encoding TIGR03013 family XrtA/PEP-CTERM system glycosyltransferase — its product is MIRLFKHYIPHAVLLLGLLDLGLLVLASELAWQLRAGQIGMDIAQFGTRWVPLFGTAMVIWLAMIAVGVYGPNALRSLRFAGARVLVAISLGIIALAVIDFVVPSDFFWRSTLLYTMGLAILVLVADRLLLNSFLGSSAFRRRVMVLGAGDRAQRLRELGDKPETGFAIVAYIAMSDDPRVVEEAIPRSAIHDLGRFVENLGVSEVVLALQERRNALPLKDLLRIKTKGVHVNDFSSFIERETGRVDLDTVNPSWLIFSDGFSSSRMFSSAVKRIFDIAASSVLLALTLPVIALFACLVKLDSKGPAFFRQQRVGLYGEPFTLIKLRSMRTDAEKDGAKWAEENDPRVTRLGRFIRKVRIDELPQAWSVLKGHMSFVGPRPEVPAFVESLEEGIPFYGERHMVKPGITGWAQINYPYGASVEDSRRKLEYDLYYAKNYTPFLDFVILLQTVRVILWPEGAR
- the prsK gene encoding XrtA/PEP-CTERM system histidine kinase PrsK, translating into MSGLSGQMALGVIIVWTVGALLSGGALVWMWQLGDPARPDRKPLAMASALACAACVFGVTLGPEDASAALALMARNLALIAAIYGMFSADGRAASLRPIRPVMIALVLVQLCQPLVLGLELRGDIPPIVAAAAFDVRLLIDMLLAIGVLLMLHNLYAGAAGGSRYLMRWSVIALAGIFAYDLNLATIAYLGGEYPLLLRDLRGVFSGLMSVLFALGMSPAGPRVQFAPSRAVTFRTLSLLLVGGYLALMLLVAKFLPLIGGDFARTAQVVFIGLAAGGVALALPSPRLRGWLRVTASKHLFEHRYDYREEWLRFTRTVGRGGAGSASLEERAVKALADITESPAGLLLMPNEEAQLELTARWNWPTIAVPAIAGEHQLAGLLEQHNLVVALDEARSGIQHQGEIACLPEWLMEAEDVWALVPLAHFDRLVGVIVLARPRTPRRLDWEDFDLLRVAGQQLASYLSEQAGQQALMDASRFDDFNRRMAFVMHDIKNLASQMSLLAANAEKHAENPAFRADMLVTLRNSADKLSALLARLGRYGSSPVNDLRKIDLAVLARQVADRFRVGHNVALTRETSVHVIGNPEALEQTLVHLVQNAIDASEPDSPVYLDVTAEGLYGTVEVIDAGCGMCPEFVRTGLFKPFVSSKSGGFGIGAFEARELVKAMGGRVMVESREGLGTRFSVVLPLADAARLLGGREDADLNSPTEAA